A single region of the Populus nigra chromosome 2, ddPopNigr1.1, whole genome shotgun sequence genome encodes:
- the LOC133681405 gene encoding protein NTM1-like 9 isoform X2: MTSSTVPFPSAPKGYGFHPTDEELINHFLKLKMMGGYDHEVAIIAEVNVCNSEPWELPEIQSNDTVWYFFSPRNYRDSNRKQAKRTTKAGYWKLTGNDRIIRAMSTGEEIAKKKSLVFYKGRVPNGVRTNWIMHEYNPTFNFHNQILEPAFSSVPGLCFLVNYVQKDFVLCKLKKNSDDKLTYEEGGSSSNMASDFPNNVTEEDFLEAFLGVDEGYYN, encoded by the exons ATGACAAGCTCAACAGTACCTTTTCCATCTGCCCCAAAAGGCTATGGATTCCATCCAACCGATGAAGAATTAATCAACCATTTCCTGAAGTTAAAAATGATGGGTGGCTATGATCACGAAGTCGCCATAATTGCCGAGGTTAATGTGTGCAATTCTGAGCCTTGGGAACTGCCTG AAATTCAGTCAAATGATACAGTGTGGTACTTCTTTTCTCCTCGCAATTACAGGGACTCCAATCGTAAGCAGGCTAAAAGGACTACTAAGGCAGGATACTGGAAACTCACTGGTAATGATCGCATAATCAGGGCTATGAGCACAGGGGAGGAAATTGCTAAAAAAAAGTCTCTGGTTTTCTATAAGGGTCGTGTTCCTAATGGAGTCAGGACCAATTGGATCATGCATGAATATAATCCGACTTTCAACTTCCATAACCAG ATCTTAGAACCAGCCTTTTCTTCTGTACCTGGTTTATGTTTTTTGGTCAACTATGTGCAGAAGGACTTCGTTCTCTGCAAACTGAAGAAAAATTCAGATGATAAGCTAACATATGAAGAAGGTGGATCAAGTTCCAATATGGCTTCTGATTTTCCAAACAATGTGACTGAG GAAGATTTTCTGGAAGCATTCCTCGGAGTTGATGAAGGATATTATAATTGA
- the LOC133681405 gene encoding protein NTM1-like 9 isoform X3 — translation MTSSTVPFPSAPKGYGFHPTDEELINHFLKLKMMGGYDHEVAIIAEVNVCNSEPWELPGLSEIQSNDTVWYFFSPRNYRDSNRKQAKRTTKAGYWKLTGNDRIIRAMSTGEEIAKKKSLVFYKGRVPNGVRTNWIMHEYNPTFNFHNQKDFVLCKLKKNSDDKLTYEEGGSSSNMASDFPNNVTEEDFLEAFLGVDEGYYN, via the exons ATGACAAGCTCAACAGTACCTTTTCCATCTGCCCCAAAAGGCTATGGATTCCATCCAACCGATGAAGAATTAATCAACCATTTCCTGAAGTTAAAAATGATGGGTGGCTATGATCACGAAGTCGCCATAATTGCCGAGGTTAATGTGTGCAATTCTGAGCCTTGGGAACTGCCTG GGCTTTCAGAAATTCAGTCAAATGATACAGTGTGGTACTTCTTTTCTCCTCGCAATTACAGGGACTCCAATCGTAAGCAGGCTAAAAGGACTACTAAGGCAGGATACTGGAAACTCACTGGTAATGATCGCATAATCAGGGCTATGAGCACAGGGGAGGAAATTGCTAAAAAAAAGTCTCTGGTTTTCTATAAGGGTCGTGTTCCTAATGGAGTCAGGACCAATTGGATCATGCATGAATATAATCCGACTTTCAACTTCCATAACCAG AAGGACTTCGTTCTCTGCAAACTGAAGAAAAATTCAGATGATAAGCTAACATATGAAGAAGGTGGATCAAGTTCCAATATGGCTTCTGATTTTCCAAACAATGTGACTGAG GAAGATTTTCTGGAAGCATTCCTCGGAGTTGATGAAGGATATTATAATTGA
- the LOC133681405 gene encoding protein NTM1-like 9 isoform X1, which yields MTSSTVPFPSAPKGYGFHPTDEELINHFLKLKMMGGYDHEVAIIAEVNVCNSEPWELPGLSEIQSNDTVWYFFSPRNYRDSNRKQAKRTTKAGYWKLTGNDRIIRAMSTGEEIAKKKSLVFYKGRVPNGVRTNWIMHEYNPTFNFHNQILEPAFSSVPGLCFLVNYVQKDFVLCKLKKNSDDKLTYEEGGSSSNMASDFPNNVTEEDFLEAFLGVDEGYYN from the exons ATGACAAGCTCAACAGTACCTTTTCCATCTGCCCCAAAAGGCTATGGATTCCATCCAACCGATGAAGAATTAATCAACCATTTCCTGAAGTTAAAAATGATGGGTGGCTATGATCACGAAGTCGCCATAATTGCCGAGGTTAATGTGTGCAATTCTGAGCCTTGGGAACTGCCTG GGCTTTCAGAAATTCAGTCAAATGATACAGTGTGGTACTTCTTTTCTCCTCGCAATTACAGGGACTCCAATCGTAAGCAGGCTAAAAGGACTACTAAGGCAGGATACTGGAAACTCACTGGTAATGATCGCATAATCAGGGCTATGAGCACAGGGGAGGAAATTGCTAAAAAAAAGTCTCTGGTTTTCTATAAGGGTCGTGTTCCTAATGGAGTCAGGACCAATTGGATCATGCATGAATATAATCCGACTTTCAACTTCCATAACCAG ATCTTAGAACCAGCCTTTTCTTCTGTACCTGGTTTATGTTTTTTGGTCAACTATGTGCAGAAGGACTTCGTTCTCTGCAAACTGAAGAAAAATTCAGATGATAAGCTAACATATGAAGAAGGTGGATCAAGTTCCAATATGGCTTCTGATTTTCCAAACAATGTGACTGAG GAAGATTTTCTGGAAGCATTCCTCGGAGTTGATGAAGGATATTATAATTGA